From the genome of Bradyrhizobium elkanii USDA 76, one region includes:
- a CDS encoding precorrin-2 C(20)-methyltransferase: MGRIICCGLGPGDPDLMSVRAGRMVRAAKHVAYFRKKGQPGQARRIVEGLLAADVSEYPMEYPVTTEIAFDSPDYARLLADFYDEWAERLARFARAIDIVVLCEGDPYFYGSFMHLHARLQGRVEIEVIAGIPGMVGCWNSVGQPIALADDVTTVLMGTLPEPELAERMRSSDALVVMKTGRNLPKIRRALASAGRLDDAWLVERGTMPDQRVARLADIGEAECPYFAIVLVHGQGRRREAAQ; this comes from the coding sequence ATGGGACGTATCATCTGCTGCGGCCTCGGCCCAGGCGATCCGGATCTGATGAGCGTGCGCGCTGGCCGCATGGTGCGTGCCGCGAAGCATGTCGCCTATTTCCGCAAAAAAGGGCAGCCGGGGCAGGCGCGCCGCATCGTCGAAGGCTTGCTCGCCGCTGACGTCAGCGAATATCCGATGGAATATCCGGTCACCACGGAAATCGCGTTCGATAGTCCGGACTACGCGCGGCTGCTGGCTGACTTCTATGACGAATGGGCCGAGCGCCTGGCGCGATTTGCGCGCGCGATCGACATCGTCGTGCTCTGCGAGGGCGATCCCTATTTCTATGGCTCGTTCATGCATCTGCATGCGCGGCTGCAGGGACGTGTCGAGATCGAGGTGATCGCCGGCATTCCCGGCATGGTCGGCTGCTGGAATTCGGTGGGCCAGCCGATTGCGCTGGCCGACGATGTGACGACTGTTCTGATGGGGACGCTGCCGGAGCCGGAACTCGCCGAGCGGATGCGCAGCTCCGACGCGCTGGTCGTGATGAAGACCGGTCGCAATCTTCCGAAGATCCGCCGCGCGCTGGCTTCCGCGGGGCGCCTCGATGATGCGTGGCTCGTCGAACGCGGCACCATGCCGGATCAGCGCGTCGCCCGGCTTGCGGATATCGGCGAGGCCGAGTGTCCGTATTTTGCGATCGTGCTGGTGCATGGGCAGGGGCGGCGCAGGGAGGCCGCGCAATGA
- the cobJ gene encoding precorrin-3B C(17)-methyltransferase, with amino-acid sequence MTGTLTIAGLGPGDEALITPEVSAALAAATDIVGYAPYVTRVPPRAGLTLHSSDNRVELQRAADALRLASEGGHVVVVSSGDPGVFAMASAVFEALEDAPQWHDLPIRVLPGVTAMLAAAASAGAPLGHDFCAINLSDNLKPWPLIEKRLRLAAEADFAIAMYNPRSASRPEGFGCALEILREAGCDERIVVFARAVSTPEQRIVTVELRDARPEMADMRTLVIVGNSATRRVGRWVYAPRQVR; translated from the coding sequence ATGACCGGCACGCTGACCATCGCGGGGCTCGGACCGGGCGATGAGGCGCTGATCACGCCGGAGGTCTCTGCTGCGCTCGCGGCTGCGACCGACATCGTCGGCTATGCGCCCTATGTGACGCGCGTACCGCCGCGCGCCGGGCTCACGCTGCACTCCTCGGACAATCGCGTGGAGTTGCAGCGCGCCGCCGACGCGCTGCGGCTCGCGTCGGAAGGGGGCCACGTCGTCGTGGTGTCCTCGGGCGATCCCGGCGTGTTCGCGATGGCATCCGCCGTGTTCGAAGCGCTCGAGGACGCGCCGCAATGGCACGACCTGCCGATCCGCGTTCTGCCCGGCGTGACGGCGATGCTGGCGGCGGCGGCAAGCGCCGGTGCGCCGCTCGGTCATGATTTCTGTGCGATCAACCTCTCCGACAATCTCAAGCCATGGCCGCTGATCGAGAAACGCCTGCGGCTTGCGGCCGAGGCGGACTTCGCGATCGCGATGTACAATCCGCGCTCGGCCAGCCGGCCGGAAGGTTTTGGGTGCGCGCTCGAAATCTTGCGCGAGGCGGGCTGCGACGAGCGCATCGTGGTGTTCGCGCGCGCCGTCAGCACGCCCGAGCAGCGGATCGTGACGGTCGAACTGCGCGACGCGCGGCCGGAGATGGCCGACATGCGGACGCTCGTGATCGTCGGCAATTCGGCGACACGGCGGGTCGGCCGCTGGGTCTATGCGCCGAGGCAGGTCCGATGA
- the cobM gene encoding precorrin-4 C(11)-methyltransferase, with protein MTVHFIGAGPGAGDLLTLRGRDLIASCPVCLYAGSLVPAGVLAHCPPDARIVNTAPLSLDEIIAEIAAAHAEGKDVARLHSGDLSIWSAMGEQLRRLLALQIPYSVTPGVPAFSAAAAALEAELTLPGLAQSVVLTRTPGRASAMPDGETLAAFAATGAVLAIHLSIHLLDKVMAELTPHYGADCPVAIVWRASWPDQRIVRATLATLDTAVGPELERTALILVGKTLGADEFAESRLYAADYDRRYRPVGAAPRFPESSPESSQ; from the coding sequence ATGACGGTGCATTTCATCGGCGCAGGACCCGGTGCTGGCGATCTCCTGACCCTGCGCGGGCGCGATCTGATCGCCTCTTGCCCGGTTTGTCTCTATGCCGGATCGCTGGTGCCAGCAGGTGTGTTGGCGCATTGCCCGCCGGATGCGCGCATCGTCAACACCGCGCCGCTCTCGCTCGACGAGATCATCGCCGAGATCGCTGCCGCGCATGCGGAGGGCAAGGACGTCGCGCGGCTGCATTCGGGCGATCTCTCGATCTGGTCGGCGATGGGCGAGCAACTGCGCCGGCTGCTCGCGTTGCAGATTCCGTATTCGGTCACGCCCGGGGTGCCGGCTTTCTCGGCGGCCGCGGCGGCGCTGGAGGCCGAGCTTACGCTGCCGGGCCTTGCGCAATCGGTGGTGCTGACGCGCACGCCGGGCCGGGCGAGCGCGATGCCTGATGGCGAGACACTCGCAGCGTTTGCCGCGACCGGCGCGGTGCTGGCGATCCATCTTTCGATCCATCTGCTCGACAAGGTCATGGCCGAGCTCACGCCGCACTACGGCGCGGATTGCCCGGTTGCGATCGTCTGGCGCGCGAGCTGGCCGGACCAGCGCATCGTGCGCGCCACGCTCGCGACGCTCGATACCGCCGTCGGCCCCGAGCTCGAACGCACTGCGCTCATTCTGGTCGGCAAGACGCTCGGGGCGGACGAGTTCGCCGAGAGCCGGCTCTATGCAGCCGACTACGACCGCCGCTACCGTCCGGTTGGGGCGGCGCCGCGCTTTCCGGAATCGTCGCCGGAATCATCGCAATGA
- a CDS encoding precorrin-8X methylmutase, which produces MPHVYETDGAAIYRQSFATIRSEADLARFTPDEEPVVVRMIHAAGMVGLEAHVRFTSGMAARARAALQEGAPILCDARMVSEGITRARLPAGNAVLCTLGDVKVPALARSMRNTRSAAALELWRPHLGGAIVAIGNAPTALFHLLNMLEDANCPRPAAIIGCPVGFVGAAESKAALMAEPPVPALTIEGRLGGSAITVAAVNALASRSE; this is translated from the coding sequence ATGCCGCACGTCTACGAGACCGACGGCGCGGCGATCTATCGCCAGTCCTTTGCCACCATTCGCTCCGAGGCCGACCTTGCCCGCTTCACGCCAGACGAAGAGCCGGTGGTCGTGCGCATGATCCATGCCGCCGGCATGGTGGGCCTGGAAGCGCATGTCCGCTTCACATCAGGCATGGCTGCGCGCGCGCGAGCCGCCTTGCAGGAGGGCGCGCCGATCCTCTGCGACGCGCGCATGGTGTCGGAAGGAATTACGCGCGCGCGGCTGCCGGCCGGCAATGCCGTCCTCTGCACGCTTGGTGACGTCAAGGTACCTGCACTCGCGCGATCGATGCGCAACACGCGGTCCGCGGCGGCGCTCGAACTGTGGCGGCCGCATCTGGGCGGCGCCATCGTCGCGATCGGCAATGCGCCGACGGCGCTGTTTCATCTGCTCAACATGCTGGAAGACGCCAATTGCCCAAGGCCGGCGGCGATCATCGGCTGTCCGGTCGGCTTTGTCGGCGCGGCGGAATCCAAGGCGGCATTGATGGCTGAGCCCCCGGTGCCGGCGCTGACGATCGAGGGACGGCTCGGTGGTTCGGCGATCACGGTTGCCGCCGTCAATGCGCTGGCGAGCCGGAGCGAATAG
- a CDS encoding bifunctional cobalt-precorrin-7 (C(5))-methyltransferase/cobalt-precorrin-6B (C(15))-methyltransferase: protein MGNPWLTIIGIGEDGLAGLSDASRKALSEAETVFGGERHLALAGIADRGRAWPVPFDANIVLESRGRPTVVLASGDPFWHGAGGSLVEKLRPGEWVAYSAPSTFSLAAARLGWRIEHAVCLGLHAAPFERLLAHLARDARIICLLRDGKAASDLARWLTERGWGASAIWTLAALGGPRESITQHRADNYLEESGDSLVTVALEAKGGQGIARSSGLADALFVHDGQLTKRPVRALALSALAPRPGERLWDVGAGSGSISIEWALCGGTAIAVEARSERAANIRSNAASFGLTHRISVIEGEAPGILSGLEAPDAVFIGGGLDAARFEAIWSRIAPGTRLVAHAVTLETEALLSDLHQRHGGELMRLEVAQAEPLGRYRAWKAARPIVQWSALR, encoded by the coding sequence ATGGGTAATCCCTGGTTGACCATCATCGGTATCGGCGAAGATGGCCTTGCCGGCCTCTCCGACGCAAGCCGAAAGGCGCTTTCCGAAGCCGAAACGGTTTTCGGCGGCGAGCGGCACCTCGCGCTCGCCGGCATCGCCGACCGCGGCCGTGCCTGGCCGGTGCCGTTCGATGCCAACATCGTGCTTGAAAGCCGGGGTCGTCCGACGGTGGTGCTCGCGTCCGGCGATCCGTTCTGGCATGGCGCCGGCGGAAGCCTTGTCGAGAAGCTACGGCCCGGTGAATGGGTCGCGTACTCCGCACCGTCGACGTTCTCACTGGCTGCCGCTCGTTTGGGCTGGCGTATCGAGCATGCTGTCTGTCTCGGTCTTCATGCCGCACCGTTCGAACGGCTGTTAGCGCATTTAGCGCGCGATGCACGGATCATATGCCTGCTGCGCGACGGCAAGGCGGCGTCCGATCTCGCGCGCTGGCTGACGGAGCGTGGTTGGGGGGCGTCGGCAATATGGACGCTTGCTGCGCTTGGCGGACCGCGTGAATCCATCACGCAGCATCGCGCCGACAATTATTTGGAGGAGTCGGGCGACAGCCTCGTCACGGTTGCGCTGGAGGCGAAGGGAGGACAAGGGATCGCACGCAGCTCGGGTCTTGCCGATGCGCTCTTTGTGCATGACGGGCAACTGACAAAGCGGCCGGTCCGCGCGCTTGCGCTGTCGGCGCTTGCGCCGCGGCCCGGTGAGCGGCTGTGGGATGTCGGCGCGGGCTCGGGCTCGATCTCGATCGAATGGGCGCTGTGTGGTGGGACGGCGATCGCTGTCGAAGCCCGCAGCGAACGCGCCGCCAACATCCGAAGCAACGCGGCGAGCTTCGGCTTGACACACCGCATCTCCGTCATCGAGGGCGAGGCGCCCGGCATCTTATCGGGCCTCGAAGCCCCCGATGCCGTGTTCATCGGTGGCGGTCTCGATGCCGCAAGGTTCGAAGCGATCTGGTCGCGGATCGCGCCGGGAACGCGGTTGGTTGCGCATGCGGTAACCCTGGAGACCGAGGCGCTGCTCTCCGATCTGCACCAGCGTCATGGCGGCGAGTTGATGCGCCTCGAAGTCGCGCAGGCCGAGCCGTTGGGGCGGTACCGCGCCTGGAAGGCCGCGCGGCCGATCGTGCAATGGAGCGCGCTCCGATGA
- a CDS encoding cobalamin biosynthesis protein — translation MKVAGLGFRRDAGVASLRDALDAAGGSDGLAAIATVSDKADAAALRDLARELGLPVRSIPAGILAEIKTATQSGFIKARFGTGSVAEAAAIAAAGRGARLISARAASQDRMAIAAIAEGDGE, via the coding sequence ATGAAGGTCGCTGGTCTCGGATTCAGGCGCGATGCCGGCGTCGCATCCTTGCGCGACGCACTCGACGCGGCCGGCGGTTCCGACGGCCTTGCGGCAATTGCAACGGTGAGTGACAAGGCCGATGCGGCGGCATTGAGAGACTTGGCGCGGGAACTGGGGTTGCCGGTCCGGAGCATTCCCGCCGGGATCCTGGCTGAGATAAAGACTGCAACGCAATCCGGGTTCATCAAGGCGAGGTTCGGAACGGGCTCGGTCGCCGAAGCTGCGGCGATCGCTGCGGCGGGGCGCGGTGCGCGCCTGATCTCGGCCAGGGCCGCGTCACAGGATCGGATGGCCATTGCGGCGATCGCGGAAGGAGACGGCGAATGA
- a CDS encoding cobalt-precorrin-6A reductase encodes MMRALILGGTADANLLAVAIARAGIDAVYSYGGRTRAPADQPLPVRSGGFGGVSGLADYLRREAITHVIDATHPFAAEMSRNAIAACAQTATPLVALERAPWDKASGDRWIEVADVVSAATALQDNPARVFLAIGRQHIAPFGARPQHAYTLRFVDPPDETLSLPNADVIVSRGPFTLEGELAMMRARAIEWIVARNSGGTGARAKIDAARVLGLPVIMITRPSLPDRPRVESVRGVMQWLGHRTCLGA; translated from the coding sequence ATGATGCGCGCCCTGATCCTGGGCGGAACGGCCGACGCCAATTTGCTTGCCGTTGCGATCGCTCGCGCGGGCATCGACGCGGTCTATTCCTACGGCGGCCGCACCCGCGCGCCGGCCGACCAGCCCTTGCCGGTCCGCAGCGGCGGTTTCGGCGGCGTCAGCGGTCTTGCCGATTATCTGCGTCGCGAAGCCATCACGCATGTGATCGATGCGACGCATCCTTTCGCGGCCGAGATGAGCCGCAACGCGATCGCTGCATGTGCGCAGACCGCAACGCCGCTGGTCGCGCTCGAACGCGCGCCCTGGGACAAAGCCTCCGGCGATCGCTGGATCGAGGTCGCGGACGTCGTCTCCGCGGCCACGGCGTTGCAGGACAACCCCGCCCGCGTATTCCTCGCGATCGGCCGCCAGCACATCGCGCCGTTCGGCGCACGGCCGCAGCATGCCTATACGTTGCGTTTCGTCGACCCGCCCGACGAAACGCTGTCGTTGCCCAACGCGGACGTCATCGTATCGCGCGGCCCCTTCACGCTCGAGGGCGAACTCGCGATGATGCGCGCGCGCGCGATCGAGTGGATCGTCGCCCGCAACTCCGGCGGAACCGGCGCGCGCGCCAAGATCGACGCCGCCCGCGTGCTCGGCCTTCCCGTGATCATGATCACACGGCCGTCTCTGCCCGACAGACCGCGGGTGGAAAGCGTGCGCGGGGTGATGCAATGGCTCGGTCATCGGACCTGCCTCGGCGCATAG